Below is a window of Dermochelys coriacea isolate rDerCor1 chromosome 25, rDerCor1.pri.v4, whole genome shotgun sequence DNA.
CTCAAGAATACATTGGAGTGGACAATTCTGGGCTAACAGGGATGGACTTGAAGACCTAACGAGTCTTTTCCACCTCTAGCTTCTTTACAGATCATTGTGCAGTGGCACCAAGCATCTCCAGGTGCAATTGCCATGTCTGTTTATAGTACCATGTAATTTCCCTGCCACTACTTAGAGATAAAACTCTGAATTAAGGCCCATCTCCACCAAGAAGATTCTTCCAGGAGTGCTATGATTGACCAGCGTAGAGATGCCACTGTGCCCTTGGGTCTAGTGTCCTGTAGTTACCTCTCCATTTCAACACAGTTTTTCCTCTGCTGTGTTTGTGAACCTGTGCAAGTGGGAGCCTCTGCTTTGGGGTTCAGTGAACACAGCACAAAGTCACATACTGTAGGAACAGCTGGATGGCCCTTCCACTTAGTATCCtgcttccaacagtgaccagaaCCAAGTGCTTTGCAGAAACCCAGCCACACCCATAAGCACCTAATTGTGCTATACCATTGTGGGGCGCATTCTCCCAGAGATGGTGATGACCTGCGTATGCCCTTGAAACATGACAAGAGAGAACATGTTAGAATTATTTTGGCTGTGTTTGATTCCAAGGGCTCAGTTGCAGCTATTAGCCACTGCCTGATGCTGGGGGACCTACTCCCGCAGGAGCACCAGGAGGTTTAGAAATCAGGCTTAGTTCatgaacagaaaagggctacAGTCATCAGATAACTTATTCACAGTGAATAATTTGAGCAGCTCTGTCCCTGAGACAGAAGGGATGCCACAAGGCCGCTAGCTTTGGACACTGCTCGCTCAAATCACAAACTTCTGTCATGAAACACTTTCCCCAGCTATTGCTCAGAAACAAgtctttcctttctctgtgcTCAGTTAATGTAAGTGTAACTCACTGGCCAGTGTGTCCCACTGGCTGCCGGATCCACAGAGAATGTGGGTCTATTCCAGTTCTCCCCTAGTGATCCTGGCTCCTTAGTTTAAGCTGTAGAAACTCAGGGTTTCAGCTCTGGAGATTCTCAATTCAGTCCCTGCTGTTGGCCAACAGAGCAGCTACTACATAAACACTGTACACCCCTCTCTGGCAACTCTCTAAAGGAGCAGGAACAGGCTATTCTGCATGGCCTTTTCCTGTTCAGAGAGCCTGCTCCATCCAAGAAGTTGTTTTGTTCCATATTTGCAGGGCCTTTGCACTGCCACTTTCTGTCCAGGAACAGACCCAAAGGGCCAAAGCCACTAATACTATTATCTTTCGCTCTTCCAGAGTGCCCCAAAATGTGCCAGGTGCAGAATCTTGAGGTGAGTTACCCTGGGTGAGTTACATTTCCCATGATGTACCAGGATCTCCCTTCTAGGAGAAGGGCGGCCGTACGTCATGGGAGTCTATGGTCAgggtgcatcctgggagatgtagtctggctggggaACCCAGCTCACCGAGGAGAATAGGGGCATGAGGAAACCAAACTATCACTCTCAtgagacgtattggagcataagctttcgtgggtgaatacccacttcgtcagatgcatgtattatgcatccgatgaagtggatagtcacccacgaaagcttatgctccaatacgtctgttagtctatgaggtgccactggactctttgccgcttttacagatccagactagaATGGCTACCCCCCGACACTTGATTCTCATGAGGAACTGCAGCATTGTtgccaaattgaaatatttcattttttgtgcgtatggtttttttcaatggaaaactgaaattttctacaggaaaagtttcattaaaaaaaatcatgtagctGAAAACCCCATTTTCTACTGCaaaagaaaaatttcaaccagccctagttGTTCCATAACAGTGCCACAGCAGCCATCTTCTGTTGCCACCATTATTGTTGCCACGTGGGGGGCCAAATCCCTGAGGTAGCTTTGATGATCCCAGTccagatttttaattttcatttaacgctggtccccccaaaaaaaggggggggaatttAAATCTGTTATATATTTCTCATGTTATTGATATTTTTGGTGAAATTTTTAATTCACATTTTCATGTAGCCCTTTCCAGGAGCTGCAGTGGCTGGGTTATTCAGACTCTCACTCGCCATCATATAAGTTGTTAGTTTCAGCCTCACTTGCTCTCCTGCTCAAACGTCACCTCCAGCTTGGTCAGATGTGGTGCAGGCCATATCACTCCCTCGTGTATCGCTGGCCACGAAACCTGATGTGCCGTTGCTCGGGGGGATTTTGGCTTCGGTACCATTTTCAGAATAAGATAGGTTCAAATGAGAAATGTTTTTGGTCCACTTAGTCACAtcgtgggatttttttttttatttatggcacaattttaaaaaaggcttttttcaaaaaaattttatttacaaaagagattaaatgatgaacaaaacacaaatattgtGTGATAGAATTCtcaattacaaattaaaaaaaatttttttttgctccctcccaaaaaaatgatgtaaagaaaaatgaaatgttgtcTTTTCTATTATATACCCATGCTGGTTAAGATAATTACTGGACATATTCAGTCTCGGAGATTTGATGATCCCGTGAAATACTGGCTCAGCGCTGCTCTTGTTTTACCCCTGTTTAAATCCACTGGGCAAGCCAGCTTTCCGATGTGATTCCACATTTACTTCCAGAGTAACTAAGCTCAGAAACTGGGTAACTGCTCTGCAAATTACAGCAGAAGCATGTTCTAATGTGACTAGAATGGGGAGCTCTGGAATCACTAGCACTGAAGGTATTCAAGGTAAGACAGAGTCTGAGCCATTACGGAATGGCTTAAAGGATAATTGAATCTGTTCAATACAAACCATCCAACTGGTTTCTTCTCACCCAACTGGTTTGTGATCCCAGTTCCCATTCTCGCAcacacaaatagtcccactggTTAGAGGACTGCAAGGATAATGGGACTACAGATGAAACGTGATTGAATAGCATGCGTCTTAGATAGTCCGCTACCTCTTTCCAACACCCACATGTGTCCTGAGCCTGCACCAGGCATGCTGAGGTTGGCATCGTTGACGCTGTCTCTGTTCATTTGCTGTTTCAAACAGGAAACATGAATAAAGCTTTAATAGCCCCATCCTGTGGGGAAGAAAGTGGCCACAAAGCAAGAGGAGGGAAAATGGCTGCCACACCGAGCAACTGTAGTAGGGGTGTAGTGCTGTTGGAGGATCAAGCGCTGCTCACCATGCCCGTAACCTCAGCCTTCCCCATCCtcagtcctcccctcccccgcctaccccagACCCTGCCTTTCGGCTCCAGGCGTGAGCAAAACAACAAAGTGAAACCCTATGCACCCTGTCGTACACAGAGCGATTCTGTGGGTCTCACTGGAACACGGCGTGTGGAGTTTTGGGGGAAGTACTACCACACCAGACAAATACCAGCCTCCATCAGGCCTTGCTCGCACCCATATCTCACATAttcaacacaaaacaaattacttTCCCTCTTCAGTGCATAAAATAATTATCCCCCACtcgctccctccttcccagcccataGAGGAGGGGAGTCTCCTCTGCAATCTCAACGGGAGTCGGAGCCGCTCTCCTCCCAGCTGCTGAGGGCTTTAGTCTTAATTCTGAGTTTGTGAGGCAGGGCAGAATAGCTCCGGCCCCTGGAAGGGTCCTCTGCAGGGCACAGCTGGCTGCCACGGGGGAGAGGGGATATTTTGGGCACTTGTTGCTCATCATCTTCATCTAAGGTGCTTTTGGCACCTGGCTGCCCTGCCTCAGCCATGCTGGGTGAAGTGGCCAAGAAACGGGCATTGCCCAGCAAAGGGAACCGGCAAGTGTATTTCTCCAGAAAGTGGTAATTGAGGTAAGAGGGGCAGAGGGTGGATTTGAAGGCTGATTCGAGCCTCTCTGGCTGGTGAGGGTTCAGATCATACTGGGTGCCCAGTAGGGTCTGCTTTGGGTCAGAACTCTGGAGatttctgggtggggagaggcctTTGTAAGTAAACTCAGTGGGTTCCACCATGCGGGTTACAACGCCGTTTGTCCTAAAGCAGCCGTCCCGGGTCAGGGGCTCCACCTCAAGGAAAGGGGCGGCTGCTTTGTGCCCTCTGACATAAATCCCCAGGAAATCCTGGATGGAGCCGACCTGGTGGGCGTAGACATCCGGGTTGATGAGACCGAAGTGCAGCTTCAAGGCCAACAACTCGGCCCTGAGGAGGGCGTTCTCTTCACTGAGAGCCGACAACTGGCTCTCCATGGCAAAGTCATTGAGTCGTCTCTTTTCCCGGGAGCGTTTGGCCGCCTCGTTGTTCTTGCGTCTCTTCTCCCAGTACATAGTGTCCTTCTTCTCGTCGGGCATGAACTCCCGCTTGCGCCGCGAGGGTCCGCTTGTCTTGCTGCGTAGCAGCTTATTCTTGCCGTGATGAAGCCCCAGCCCGCTGAGGGTGCTTAGCGGTGCCATAAAGCTTTCCATGGCATCAGACACTGCCACTGTATGATGCTGCTGGGAACCTTGGAAGGTGGAATTCAAGTATCCATTATAAAACTGTGACCACCTAATTATTATTCATGTTCATTTATGTATgcaattattcatttttttgGGGTAGTGCTATAAGGCCTAGGAACCGCAACCGTTCGTCCAGgccccactgtgcaaggtgcGATACAAACAGAGAACCAAAAGATGGTCTTTGCTCACAGTTACATCTATTCTCCTAGCCACttttggagccagattttcaaatggttGTCTGCACAACATGGGGTGCACAATCCTCACTTGTGCCTGCCAAATGAGTGAATGTCTGTGTGCTTGAGCAAGGGGCGGGAATGCAGGCCAAATTGACACTAAAAAGTCAGTTCGAGccaactacatcactcaggggtgtgaaaaatccacacccctcagggacatagttaagctgatctaacccccagtgtagacagcggtaggtcaatggaagaattcttctttcgacctagctactgcctcttggggagttggattaactacagcgacaGGAGGACCCATTCCATTGCTGCAgcgagtgtctacactgaaacacaACAGCCATGCAGCTGCAACAGGCAACAAGTGGTTGTGCACATTTTGCTGGTGCAACTTTAATAATGAAAAGACAGCTCTGCTAGTGCTTATCCTCCTCCAATTTCAAAGCGCTTGACGAAGGAGATAAGTAGCATCATGCACATTTTACATCTAGGGGAGAcacagggaagagaagagatttGTCAAAAGTCATGTAGCAGGTTAATGGGAGAAGCAGGACTTGCACCTCTATCACCTGAGTTGCAGTttggtgtcatagaatcatagaagattagggttggaagagacctcaggaggtcatctagtccaaccccctgctcaaagcaggtccaacaTCAACTAATCCTATGCCCTGGGGAAATTCTCCTACTTTAGgagtcaattttgaaaatttggttctGAGAGCTTCAGGCATCTACAACTGTATGAACTCATTAATTATTTTACTTACTAATCAATTCTTATTTGTTAAATTATAAAGGGATTCTTAATGTGCTTTATCACACTCAACATCATGGCTTAAACTGACATGTCAGCATCTGCATGGCATGCATTTTATAACAGTGTTTTATAGCTCCATCTGTTagtaataactaataataataatcctttaAGTAGCATGCTTTATTGGACTCTTATTAATCAGAGCTGAATCTTGGAAATTTTATAACATTTGGacacttcttcccttcccctttgtgCAATTGTAAAGTGCTTATATAAGTCATGGGACACAGCTCCATAAGGATTCCTGGGTGAAGCTGTGGGGactttgttttcattgaaattttcagGGGGaaactttgatttttcattggaaaaatatgttttcagctgaaaactgccAAAAACTTTGGACTAACAGCCCCCAAAAGTCAGTGTTCAGTGGAAAATTGTCAGGTTTGGAGCTTCCTGTTTTCAAATGAGAGATTGAAATTTTTggaggaaagcagacactttctgcAGAAAACATTTGTTTGAAACTGTGGTTTTCCTTCCAAAGGAAAAGtttcaactgaaaattttcaatcagctctagctCCCTGCATGTGGCTATCAAGGGGGTGGCCAGAGTAGGGGAAACAtgtagttattatttattattagggtgaccagatgtcccgtttttaaagggacagtcccgtttttggggactttttcttatataggcatctattaccctccaccccctgtcccgttttttcacagttgctatctggtcaccctatttatttattattcttttaaaggAGTCCTAAAATGTCCTATGTGCTTCTCAAAATACATCAAAGATCCCTGGTCCCAGAAACAATACCTCACTCACTGGGAGTGGTGTGGAGGGGCTTGACTACAGTTGTTGTTCCTGCTCATGGACTACAGGTGTGCAGTGGTGGAGTTCTGCACTGGTATAGGTGGTAGAACCTGTCATAAACTCTCTGGCAGTACATACAGCATTACAGTTGATCGTGTTGGCAActgaaaaagcaaagcaaaagaaCCTATTTCACCCTGAATATGTTTGGGGAACCTCTGGATCAAAACTACTTTTGATCTCAAAGCATCAAAGGGAGACTTTGGCTGAGGACACTTGTTGTTTCTGACAGCATCACAAGGCAGAAACACTCTGTATTAGGTCTTAATCACTTACCAGGAATTGTGGGGCGTTGTATATGACTTGATTCCTTTTGTTAAATGAGTCAAAGATCACCACATGACTTTTTCACTgtgcagccccatcccctgcaagGGTGAGAGGAGCTTGCTTTCTCCCCATCGTTTTCAGTCCAGTTGCCTGGCATAAAGGGGCCCTGTGAAAAGAATTTGGATGGTCATAACAAAATCCAATTGTCCAGTGGAGCCCAGGAGTTCAGAGTGAGTCTGATCCCCAACCAAGCCAAGGGAGCCAGGCCAGAAAGAATAACAACCCCTCCTGACCCCTGAAACATGAACTGACCCTGAAACATGTATATTCCAGCAGGTTTGCTTAATCCTTTTAATTCTGAATTGATTTGCTCTGAGGTGGGAGCTTGCCTGAGATCCCACCTCGGCACTATTTGGAATATGGCAGGTGGCACAGGGTGAAGCAAGACAGAGTTTGAGAAGGGAGCTGAATGTGGATCAGCAGGGCGTGGGAATTGGACTAGAGAGAGGTAATCCTGTTGCAGTAGCCTAGAGGTGGGGCTAGGTCTGGTATAGTCAGAAGAGGCAGTCATGGAAAGTTCTAATCTGAGGCAAGATCTGGCCCTTGATAGTTAAGGGATGAAGTCTCTGCTGGACCAGAAATATGGGAGTTTCTATCTTGTACCCACAGAACCTAAACTCCACCTGTTATTTGTATCTCCAGCCAGCAACGCTTCAGATCTACCTAGGTGTCATTTGTCTCTGGTGACATCTTCTCAGCAGCACTGACCCCCATCACCCACAGAGCCCTATGTATCACACAATCAGCGTCCACAAAGGCAAGTGGAAACAGCTTAATATCAGCAAGAACAATAGATTAGTTGTGGGTCATGCATTTTATGCAACCAACATTTTCCAGGATGCACTGACATCACATAAGTTGCTCTCCAGCTCGA
It encodes the following:
- the NFILZ gene encoding NFIL3 like protein, producing the protein MESFMAPLSTLSGLGLHHGKNKLLRSKTSGPSRRKREFMPDEKKDTMYWEKRRKNNEAAKRSREKRRLNDFAMESQLSALSEENALLRAELLALKLHFGLINPDVYAHQVGSIQDFLGIYVRGHKAAAPFLEVEPLTRDGCFRTNGVVTRMVEPTEFTYKGLSPPRNLQSSDPKQTLLGTQYDLNPHQPERLESAFKSTLCPSYLNYHFLEKYTCRFPLLGNARFLATSPSMAEAGQPGAKSTLDEDDEQQVPKISPLPRGSQLCPAEDPSRGRSYSALPHKLRIKTKALSSWEESGSDSR